AACATGCCGCGAGCCGCTCGACCCGCCACGCCGAACCTGTGACCTACACCGCCGGTCTCGTTGCCATCCTGGCGGTCGTCTGGCTCCTCCTGTCGGGGTACTTCGACAAGCCGCTGCTTCTGGGCCTCGGCGCCGTGTCGGTCGCGTTCGTCGTCTTCATCTCCCTCCGCATGCGGATCGTCGACGATGAGGGTTTGCCGATCCAGCTCCCGGCGGGGCTCGTCCGCTACCTGCCCTGGCTCGTTGTCGAGATCGTAAAGGCGAACGTTGACGTCGCCCTGCGCATCGTGAAGCCGGGCCTGCCGATCCGTCCCCGCGTGATCCGCGTGCGTGCGGGTCAGCGCACGGATGTCGGCCGCGTCATATACGCCAACTCCATCACGCTTACGCCCGGCACCGTGACGATCGACACGGAGGGCGACCACATCACGGTC
This genomic stretch from Candidatus Palauibacter soopunensis harbors:
- a CDS encoding Na+/H+ antiporter subunit E: MTYTAGLVAILAVVWLLLSGYFDKPLLLGLGAVSVAFVVFISLRMRIVDDEGLPIQLPAGLVRYLPWLVVEIVKANVDVALRIVKPGLPIRPRVIRVRAGQRTDVGRVIYANSITLTPGTVTIDTEGDHITVHALTAEAAEGVLTGEMDRRVTRIEGPG